CTGACCTCGCGGGGGGAGTAGCCGTAGCGGAGCTTCCCGACGAGGTGCAGCACGGACGGGAAGAACTTGTCGCGGCGCTCGCGGATGCGGGCGGACTGGGCGTTGATCTGGGCGGCCCAGTCGTCGGCGGTGGCGTGGCCGTCGGTCTGTACCAGGGCATCCGAGAGCAAGTCCTTCATCAACGAGTCGTCGGTGCCGTCGCCCTCGAAGGTCGAGACCCAGCCGAAGCGCTCCTCGATCTGGGCCGGCTCGAGGTTCTCGGTCGGGGTGCCCATCGCATCGCCGATGAGCCCTGCGAGCAGGCAGGTGAAGGCGCGGCCCTGAAGCTGATCGAGCGCGGCCATGGTGTCACCTCCGGTGTGACGTGCGCGCGCCAGACCCGGCGCGCCGGCGAACGGACGATAGCAGGCTGCGACCGGACGGCGCGGTCTACGCCTCGACGACCGCGTACGCCTCGATCTCGATCATGGCCCCCTCGACGGCGAGCCGCTCCACGCCGATGGCCGTCGAGGCCGGCGGCCGGACGCCCTGCTCGGCGTAGAACGCCTCGCGCGCCTCGCGGACGGCCCCGATCTGCTCCATCCCGACGACGAAGATGGTGACCTTGGCGACATCCTTCCAGGAGGCCCCGGCTGCCGTCAGATTGCGGGTGATGTTGTCGAGGGCCTGCCGCGTCTGGCCGCGCAGGTCGCCCGGCGCCACGAGCTGGCGGTCCTTGTCGATGGGCAGCTGACCCGAGACGAAGACCAGATTCCCCATCTTGACGGTGTGGGTGTAGGCAATGGGGGCGGGGCCGCCCTCAGGGTTGATGTACTGACGGTCGAGCGGCA
Above is a window of Chloroflexota bacterium DNA encoding:
- a CDS encoding RidA family protein, whose amino-acid sequence is MPLDRQYINPEGGPAPIAYTHTVKMGNLVFVSGQLPIDKDRQLVAPGDLRGQTRQALDNITRNLTAAGASWKDVAKVTIFVVGMEQIGAVREAREAFYAEQGVRPPASTAIGVERLAVEGAMIEIEAYAVVEA